The nucleotide sequence AACCAAATCCAGTTGCAACACCTCTTGTAACTTTTTCAGTATAACCACATTTTCTTGATTAACCGATGTGTTTTCTTCTTCTTGATTAACCGATGTGTTTTCTTCGTTCCTATTTGCAAAAAACTCATTCCAAACAAACCCGAGCACTACTATAGTCACCAAAAGTCCGAATATAACTAAAATACAGGATTTTATTTTACCCATATTCCCACCCCATCTACATAACCATAACAGTCTCAAAGCCTAACTGTTTTAAAAGTTGTTCAACAAAAATCTTTGCGCGTTCTCTAGCCTGCGGGAGTATTTCAGCTTCAATTCTTTCTCTTTCTCTATCAATATCTGCCTCTGCTATCTCATGAATCTTTCTCTCGGCTTCAACTGGTAAATTAGCAACTAATGACTTGTATATATCTGTGTAATGCTCGAGTTTCTCAACAAAGTACTGTTCAAATATTTTAGCCTCAGGTACGGTAACTGTCGCTTGTTTTGTTTCGAAATCAATTTCAACATTCTCTTCACTTATTTCACTCAAATCAACTCCCGCTCTAAAAACGTAGACAAGGTGAGCTGCCGATTCATATCCATATAAAAAGTTTGCTATCTTATCTATAATATTACCATCCTCTACACTTGCTAAAATTCTCTTATACTCTTCGTAAGTTATTACAGAATCCTTATTTTTATTGTATATATAAACTTTTTGATACATAGCCCTCAAAGTGACGAGTCTTCCTATCTTCCTAATCTCCGATATATAAGTGGGAAATGATATCTTTTGGACCTTTCTTCCTATTCCGAACACCTCTGCAGAAAAATCTACGATTTGTTTCCAAGCAAACTTTACTACCACGAATAAAAGTAGGCCTATCAAAAAAATAAACACTACAATAAACAATATCGACTTAAAAACATCCATAAGTTCACCCCCAGCAGCGTAAATTTAAGCTTTCACCATCCAAAAACATATCTTTTTAATCACATTTTGCTAAAAGTATTCGAACAATTTAGCCCCCACTTTCT is from Fervidobacterium gondwanense DSM 13020 and encodes:
- a CDS encoding DUF4230 domain-containing protein, with amino-acid sequence MDVFKSILFIVVFIFLIGLLLFVVVKFAWKQIVDFSAEVFGIGRKVQKISFPTYISEIRKIGRLVTLRAMYQKVYIYNKNKDSVITYEEYKRILASVEDGNIIDKIANFLYGYESAAHLVYVFRAGVDLSEISEENVEIDFETKQATVTVPEAKIFEQYFVEKLEHYTDIYKSLVANLPVEAERKIHEIAEADIDRERERIEAEILPQARERAKIFVEQLLKQLGFETVMVM